The following are encoded together in the Mycolicibacterium arabiense genome:
- a CDS encoding IS110 family RNA-guided transposase — translation MEATTMVVVGADVHKRTHTFVAVDEVGRRLGEKVVEATTVGHRQAVRWARAQFGVELVWAIEDCRHLSARLERDLLAADQKVVRVPPKLMALTRKSARTRGKSDPIDALAVARAYLREPDLPVASHDEVSRELKLLIDRREDLVGQRTSTINRLLWRVHELDLSRSPKPGSLDLAKHRRLLGDWLADQPGLVAELARDELADITRLTDTINALATRIGERVRAMAPVLLPLPGCGELTAAKIIGETAGVARFKSEAAFARHSGVAPIPVWSGNTAGRVRMTRSGNRQLNAALHRIAITQIRLDGLGRTYYHHRRAEGDSSAEALRCLKRRLARVVFNHLHTDQKTRPKPRQLAAA, via the coding sequence ATGGAGGCAACCACCATGGTTGTTGTTGGAGCCGATGTCCACAAGCGCACACACACCTTCGTCGCCGTCGACGAGGTGGGGCGCAGACTCGGTGAGAAGGTCGTCGAGGCGACGACGGTAGGTCACCGCCAGGCGGTCCGGTGGGCTCGCGCTCAGTTCGGTGTCGAGCTGGTGTGGGCGATCGAGGATTGCCGGCATTTGTCGGCCCGCTTGGAGCGCGACCTGTTGGCTGCTGATCAGAAGGTGGTCCGCGTGCCGCCGAAGCTGATGGCGTTGACGCGCAAGTCTGCGCGCACCCGGGGCAAGTCCGATCCGATCGATGCGCTGGCCGTCGCACGGGCCTATCTGCGGGAGCCTGATTTACCGGTCGCCTCGCACGACGAGGTATCGCGGGAATTGAAGCTGCTCATCGACCGTCGCGAAGACCTTGTCGGGCAACGGACCTCGACGATCAATCGGCTCCTGTGGCGGGTTCACGAACTCGACCTATCTCGTTCGCCCAAGCCGGGGTCGCTGGATCTGGCCAAGCATCGCCGGCTGCTCGGCGACTGGCTGGCCGATCAACCTGGACTGGTCGCGGAGTTGGCTCGCGATGAACTCGCCGACATCACCCGCCTCACCGACACCATCAACGCGTTGGCCACACGGATCGGTGAACGCGTCCGCGCCATGGCACCGGTCTTGTTGCCCCTACCCGGCTGTGGCGAACTGACCGCGGCCAAGATCATCGGCGAAACCGCCGGCGTCGCCCGGTTCAAGAGCGAGGCAGCCTTCGCCCGCCACAGCGGCGTGGCACCCATCCCGGTGTGGTCGGGCAACACCGCCGGACGGGTCCGAATGACCCGCTCTGGCAACCGCCAGCTCAACGCCGCACTGCACCGCATCGCAATTACTCAAATCCGCCTCGACGGACTCGGTCGAACCTACTACCACCATCGCCGCGCAGAGGGCGACTCGAGCGCCGAGGCCCTGCGTTGCCTCAAACGCCGCTTAGCCCGCGTGGTCTTCAACCACCTCCATACCGACCAGAAAACCCGACCAAAGCCACGCCAACTCGCAGCGGCTTGA